The proteins below come from a single Acidovorax sp. NCPPB 4044 genomic window:
- a CDS encoding EAL domain-containing protein yields the protein MRPSRTPTFGSFCRALLSETPAVTAMLVVAGMALLLVPIVQLLGPGLKGLHGLEPFLDMVGVLIGLLAVSVSLHMLDESAQGRANVLVLGLATAAVCNFLHGVLQHEVMGVVESGRIHVSGYFAMWARGVEAATLLLFALRASGRGPGRAWAVAAAGVSLAIVWTATAGWPERLSAVFGSALPQVSGAVSGVVLALSAALLYGLPPRAGEASPGHGRRHTMAAAAASMAVGRFVLLLPAGPSAWIDTLSHAFHVLGYALLFQAVFVAGIRLPFARVREAESRLRESELRLQLLGRNLPDSVLYQVVREPDGRRRFVHMGEALERLVGLRASEVMEDAGRLFAQMEPEDRDASAAADEASYRTMGVSESVVRMRRTDGQQRWMRLSSSPRPLGDGSGRVIWDGVLTDVTEQREAQDLSRAHEIQLASLLGRMPGGVSRLDHDLRILYVNPSQAQWLYRTAEELEGQLLTDVLPAELIHSLRPQVLRALQGHTVVFEYRTPGSRSGPLFFHTTIVPETGPDGRVAAVVVFAFDLTEQKRLALELAQQRSRLASLVNAIPDVVFLKDANGDYLSCNPVFERFVGRREREIIGLSDEELLPPIEAARVRQLDERAMSAWQPLVYEETLTFAEDGYAGYFETIKTPIRDLHGHVTGLLSVCRDITDRKKAEQQIELLAFFDALTGLPNRRLLLDRLQRASAACQRNHQLGALLFIDLDNFKDLNDTLGHDMGDRLLVLVAQRLQECVRTSDTVARFGGDEFVVMLESLDGDVAQAALQAEQVAEKLLAQLNQPFPMGAQEHYSTPSIGITLFGDQRRSVDELLKRADLAMYQAKAAGRNTQRFFDPDMQAQVTARSQLEADLRQGIARQELTVHFQPIVDGSTRLCGAEALVRWRHPEKGTVSPADFIPLAEETGLILPLGRQVLQIACEQLVRWAEHPASSALTVAVNVSARQFRQPDFVTEVLETLVRTGANPQRLKLELTESLLLGDVEDTIARMAQLKRAGVGFALDDFGTGYSSLSYLKRLPLDQVKIDQSFVRDVLTDPNDAAIVRTILALAKSLDLQVVAEGVETAGQLSFLKLHGCEGFQGYLFGRPVPVAAFEREHQLPGAAVPPPSPPTGQDVVASGA from the coding sequence ATGCGCCCGTCCCGTACGCCGACCTTCGGCTCTTTCTGCCGCGCCCTTCTTTCTGAAACCCCGGCCGTCACCGCCATGCTGGTGGTCGCGGGGATGGCGCTGCTGCTCGTTCCCATCGTGCAGTTGCTGGGGCCGGGGCTCAAGGGCCTCCATGGGCTGGAGCCGTTTCTGGACATGGTGGGGGTTCTGATCGGGCTGCTGGCCGTTTCGGTGTCGCTGCACATGCTGGACGAGAGCGCCCAGGGCCGGGCCAATGTGCTGGTGCTGGGCCTGGCCACGGCAGCGGTGTGCAATTTCCTGCACGGCGTGCTGCAGCACGAGGTGATGGGCGTCGTCGAGAGCGGCCGCATCCATGTGTCGGGCTATTTCGCGATGTGGGCCCGCGGTGTCGAGGCTGCCACTCTCTTGCTGTTCGCGCTGCGTGCCTCGGGGCGCGGCCCCGGGCGGGCGTGGGCCGTGGCAGCCGCCGGCGTGTCCCTGGCCATCGTCTGGACGGCCACCGCAGGCTGGCCGGAGCGCCTGTCGGCCGTTTTCGGCAGCGCCTTGCCCCAGGTGAGCGGCGCGGTGTCCGGCGTGGTGCTGGCACTGTCGGCGGCCCTGCTCTACGGATTGCCTCCGCGGGCGGGGGAAGCATCGCCGGGCCATGGCCGCCGGCACACCATGGCCGCGGCGGCTGCGTCCATGGCGGTGGGCCGGTTCGTGCTGCTGCTGCCGGCAGGCCCGTCGGCATGGATCGATACGCTGTCGCACGCTTTCCATGTGCTGGGGTATGCGCTGCTGTTCCAGGCGGTGTTCGTGGCCGGCATCCGCCTGCCGTTCGCGCGGGTGCGCGAAGCGGAATCGCGGCTGCGCGAGAGCGAGCTGCGGCTCCAGCTGCTGGGGCGCAACCTGCCCGACAGCGTGCTCTACCAGGTGGTGCGCGAGCCCGACGGCCGGCGCCGTTTCGTGCACATGGGCGAGGCGCTGGAGCGGCTGGTGGGGCTGCGCGCCTCCGAAGTGATGGAGGACGCAGGCCGCCTGTTCGCGCAGATGGAGCCCGAGGACCGCGACGCCAGCGCCGCGGCCGACGAGGCCTCCTACCGCACGATGGGCGTGAGCGAATCGGTGGTGCGCATGCGGCGCACGGACGGGCAGCAGCGCTGGATGCGCCTGAGTTCTTCGCCGCGGCCGCTGGGCGACGGCAGCGGCCGTGTGATCTGGGACGGCGTGCTCACCGACGTGACCGAGCAGCGCGAGGCACAGGATTTGAGCCGGGCGCACGAGATCCAGCTCGCCAGCCTGCTGGGCCGCATGCCGGGCGGCGTCTCCCGGCTCGACCACGATCTGCGCATCCTCTACGTCAACCCGTCGCAGGCGCAATGGCTGTACCGCACGGCGGAGGAACTCGAAGGCCAGTTGCTCACCGACGTGCTGCCCGCCGAGCTGATCCATTCCCTGCGTCCGCAGGTGCTGCGCGCGCTGCAGGGCCACACGGTGGTGTTCGAATACCGCACGCCGGGCAGCAGGTCCGGCCCGCTTTTCTTCCACACGACCATCGTGCCCGAGACGGGCCCCGACGGCCGGGTGGCCGCGGTGGTGGTGTTCGCGTTCGACCTGACCGAGCAAAAGCGCCTGGCTCTGGAGCTGGCGCAGCAGCGCTCGCGGCTGGCGAGCCTCGTGAACGCCATCCCGGACGTGGTGTTCCTGAAAGACGCGAACGGCGACTACCTGTCGTGCAACCCGGTGTTCGAGCGGTTCGTGGGCCGCCGCGAGCGCGAGATCATCGGTCTCAGCGACGAAGAACTGCTGCCGCCGATCGAGGCCGCGCGCGTGCGCCAGCTCGACGAGCGCGCCATGTCCGCCTGGCAGCCGCTGGTGTACGAAGAAACGCTCACCTTCGCGGAAGACGGCTACGCGGGTTATTTCGAGACCATCAAGACGCCCATCCGCGATCTGCACGGCCACGTGACCGGGCTGCTCAGCGTGTGCCGCGACATCACCGACCGCAAGAAGGCCGAGCAGCAGATCGAGCTGCTGGCGTTCTTCGATGCGCTCACGGGCCTGCCCAACCGGCGCCTGCTGCTGGACCGCCTGCAGCGTGCCAGCGCTGCCTGCCAGCGCAACCACCAGCTGGGCGCGCTGCTCTTCATCGACCTGGACAACTTCAAGGACCTGAACGACACGCTGGGCCACGACATGGGCGACCGGCTGCTCGTGCTCGTGGCGCAGCGCCTGCAGGAGTGCGTGCGCACCTCCGATACCGTGGCGCGCTTCGGCGGCGACGAGTTCGTGGTCATGCTGGAGAGCCTGGACGGCGACGTGGCGCAGGCCGCGCTGCAGGCCGAGCAGGTGGCCGAGAAGCTGCTCGCGCAGCTCAACCAGCCGTTCCCGATGGGCGCACAGGAGCACTACAGCACGCCCAGCATCGGCATCACGCTGTTCGGCGACCAGCGGCGCAGCGTGGACGAATTGCTCAAGCGCGCCGACCTCGCCATGTACCAGGCCAAGGCGGCCGGGCGCAACACGCAGCGTTTCTTCGATCCGGACATGCAGGCCCAGGTGACGGCGCGCTCGCAGCTCGAAGCCGACCTGCGCCAGGGCATCGCCCGGCAGGAGCTCACGGTGCATTTCCAGCCCATCGTGGACGGCAGCACGCGCCTGTGCGGCGCCGAGGCGCTGGTGCGGTGGCGGCATCCCGAGAAAGGCACCGTCAGCCCGGCGGATTTCATTCCGCTGGCCGAAGAGACGGGCCTCATCCTGCCGCTGGGCCGCCAGGTGCTGCAGATCGCCTGCGAGCAACTGGTGCGCTGGGCGGAGCACCCCGCCAGTTCCGCGCTCACCGTGGCCGTGAACGTGAGCGCACGGCAGTTCCGCCAGCCCGATTTCGTCACCGAGGTGCTGGAGACGCTGGTGCGCACGGGGGCGAATCCGCAGCGGCTCAAGCTCGAGCTCACCGAAAGCCTGCTGCTGGGCGATGTGGAGGACACCATCGCCCGCATGGCGCAACTCAAGCGGGCCGGCGTGGGCTTCGCGCTCGATGATTTCGGCACGGGCTATTCCTCGCTCAGCTACCTCAAGCGCCTGCCGCTCGACCAGGTGAAGATCGACCAGAGCTTCGTGCGCGACGTGCTCACCGACCCCAACGACGCCGCCATCGTGCGCACCATCCTGGCGCTGGCCAAGAGCCTGGACCTGCAGGTGGTGGCCGAGGGGGTCGAAACCGCCGGGCAGCTCAGCTTCCTGAAGCTGCACGGCTGCGAAGGCTTCCAGGGCTATCTGTTCGGGCGGCCCGTGCCGGTGGCCGCGTTCGAGCGCGAACACCAACTGCCAGGCGCCGCGGTGCCTCCGCCGTCTCCGCCCACGGGGCAGGACGTGGTGGCTTCCGGCGCATGA
- a CDS encoding putative bifunctional diguanylate cyclase/phosphodiesterase: protein MSTRIAWIDAAPAPERAAAAAALAVQGAEWGHTWEVVPLPWQAAGTPPGARGRGADGLSGPGAGFESVVLAPDRHATTLPAWAVQPGRRLPVLLSLGQEPAQEALAARALRAGPGDYVLTAGQGDGTVRELALRLVALLESRPGSGMDWVRDAAVRPEGPAAWSSAGAAPAELLQTALDHMALGLLVLGPDDRVRLYNARLLDMLELPRSVLDGAPTLSELTLLQARRGDFGEDFARVDDRGRPHVESGASLAAPGVYWRRTHDGRTLEVYTTTLPGGGLLRTFSDVTPHTRLQAELRLSEARFRSLSDLSSDWYWEQDADYRFVHFTGGSNRLRMAASEIVGRTRWELGALNFDESDWAAHRRLLDAREPFRDLELQRAGSDGSPYWVAVSGVPVFGGDGTFVGYRGVGRDISERKRVEAEIERLAFFDVLTGLPNRRLLTDRLQRALGTAAREEAHGAVLFLDLDNFKDLNDTLGHDMGDRLLEQAAQRLLTCARPQDTVCRFGGDEFVVLAEGLPGDVHAARAEAAVLAHRIVAALGKPYAVGRMGYHYSTPSIGLTLFGGRQGTEAGVDDLLKQADLAMYQAKAAGRNTVRFFNPAMQAAVNDRAALESELRHALRSDELVLHYQPIVDSGGRMLGAEALVRWRHPQRGMVLPGEFIPVAEQGGLIVPLGQWVLERGCEQLVAWSRSPATAQLSLAVNVSVRQFRQPDFVDHVLQAVRRSGAQPRLLKIELTESLLMADVEEVIARMEQLRAHGVGFAIDDFGTGYSSLAYLKRLPLDQLKIDQSFVRDVLTDPNDAAIVRTILALAQSLDLRVVAEGVETTGQLQFLQRHGCHAFQGHLFGRPAPAAVLERALRPAL, encoded by the coding sequence ATGAGCACGCGCATCGCCTGGATCGACGCCGCGCCGGCGCCGGAGCGCGCCGCGGCGGCCGCGGCCCTGGCGGTGCAGGGCGCGGAATGGGGCCACACGTGGGAGGTGGTGCCGCTACCCTGGCAGGCGGCCGGCACGCCCCCGGGCGCCCGGGGGCGCGGGGCCGATGGCCTGTCCGGGCCGGGCGCCGGCTTCGAGTCCGTGGTGCTGGCGCCGGACCGCCATGCCACCACCTTGCCCGCCTGGGCCGTGCAGCCCGGCCGGCGCCTGCCCGTGCTGCTGAGCCTGGGGCAGGAGCCCGCGCAGGAGGCCCTGGCCGCGCGGGCGCTGCGCGCGGGCCCCGGCGACTACGTGCTGACTGCCGGCCAGGGCGACGGTACGGTGCGCGAACTCGCCCTCCGGCTCGTGGCCCTGCTGGAGTCCCGGCCGGGCAGCGGCATGGACTGGGTGCGCGACGCCGCGGTGCGGCCGGAGGGCCCGGCCGCCTGGTCCAGCGCCGGCGCTGCGCCCGCGGAACTGCTGCAGACGGCGCTGGACCACATGGCGCTGGGGCTGCTCGTGCTCGGGCCGGACGACCGCGTGCGGCTCTACAACGCCCGCCTGCTGGACATGCTGGAGCTGCCGCGCAGCGTGCTGGACGGCGCGCCCACCCTGTCCGAACTCACGCTGCTGCAGGCCCGGCGCGGCGACTTCGGCGAAGACTTCGCCCGCGTGGACGACCGCGGGCGCCCCCATGTGGAAAGCGGCGCCAGCCTGGCCGCGCCCGGCGTCTATTGGCGCAGGACGCACGACGGCCGCACGCTGGAGGTCTATACCACCACGCTGCCGGGCGGCGGCCTGCTGCGCACCTTCTCCGACGTGACGCCGCACACGCGCCTGCAGGCCGAGCTGCGCCTGAGCGAGGCCCGCTTCCGGAGCCTGAGCGACCTGTCCTCCGACTGGTACTGGGAGCAGGACGCCGACTACCGCTTCGTGCATTTCACGGGCGGGTCGAACCGCCTGCGGATGGCCGCCTCCGAGATCGTGGGACGCACGCGCTGGGAGCTGGGCGCCCTCAACTTCGACGAGTCCGACTGGGCCGCGCACCGCCGCCTGCTGGACGCGCGCGAACCCTTCCGCGACCTGGAGCTGCAGCGCGCGGGCTCGGACGGCAGCCCCTACTGGGTGGCCGTGAGCGGCGTGCCGGTGTTCGGCGGGGACGGTACGTTCGTGGGGTACCGCGGGGTGGGGCGCGACATCTCCGAGCGCAAGCGCGTCGAGGCCGAGATCGAGCGGCTGGCGTTCTTCGATGTACTGACCGGCCTGCCCAACCGGCGGCTGCTGACCGACCGGCTGCAGCGCGCGCTCGGCACGGCCGCGCGCGAAGAGGCCCACGGCGCGGTGCTGTTCCTCGACCTGGACAATTTCAAGGACCTGAACGACACGCTGGGCCACGACATGGGCGACCGCCTGCTCGAGCAGGCGGCGCAGCGGCTGCTGACGTGCGCGCGCCCGCAGGACACGGTCTGCCGATTCGGCGGGGACGAATTCGTGGTGCTGGCCGAAGGCCTGCCGGGCGATGTGCATGCGGCGCGCGCGGAGGCCGCCGTGCTGGCGCACCGCATCGTGGCCGCACTGGGCAAGCCCTATGCGGTGGGCCGCATGGGCTACCACTACAGCACGCCCAGCATCGGGCTCACGCTGTTCGGAGGGCGCCAGGGCACGGAGGCGGGCGTGGACGACCTGCTCAAGCAGGCCGACCTCGCGATGTACCAGGCCAAGGCGGCCGGCCGCAACACGGTCCGCTTCTTCAACCCCGCCATGCAGGCGGCCGTCAACGACCGCGCGGCGCTGGAGTCGGAGCTGCGGCATGCGCTGCGCTCCGACGAGCTCGTGCTGCACTACCAGCCGATCGTGGACAGCGGCGGCCGCATGCTGGGCGCCGAGGCGCTCGTGCGCTGGCGGCACCCGCAGCGCGGCATGGTGCTGCCGGGCGAATTCATCCCGGTGGCGGAGCAGGGCGGCCTGATCGTGCCGCTGGGGCAGTGGGTGCTGGAGCGCGGCTGCGAGCAATTGGTGGCCTGGAGCCGCAGCCCGGCCACGGCGCAGCTGTCGCTGGCGGTGAACGTGAGCGTGCGGCAGTTCCGCCAGCCCGATTTCGTGGACCACGTGCTGCAGGCCGTGCGCCGCAGCGGCGCGCAGCCGCGCCTGCTCAAGATCGAACTCACCGAGAGCCTGCTCATGGCGGATGTGGAGGAAGTCATCGCACGCATGGAGCAGTTGCGCGCGCACGGCGTGGGTTTCGCGATCGACGACTTCGGCACCGGCTACTCGTCGCTCGCCTACCTCAAGCGGCTGCCGCTCGACCAGCTCAAGATCGACCAGAGTTTCGTGCGCGACGTGCTCACCGACCCCAACGATGCCGCCATCGTGCGCACCATCCTCGCGCTGGCGCAGAGCCTGGATCTGCGCGTGGTGGCCGAAGGCGTGGAGACCACGGGCCAGTTGCAGTTCCTGCAGCGCCACGGCTGCCATGCCTTCCAGGGCCACCTTTTCGGGCGCCCGGCCCCGGCCGCGGTGCTGGAGCGCGCGCTGCGCCCCGCGCTCTGA
- a CDS encoding FAD-dependent monooxygenase — protein MQDTRQHVLLVAGGGIGGLAAALGAARAGWDVELCERAPAFTEVGAGVQLGPNAVRCLHAWGLEAALRGVAAYPDRLQVRSALSGRALAAMPLGPAIAARYGAPYLAIHRADLHWLLLAAVRPLPGVHLHQSETIANHTDSGQGVVLRTAAGHQLHGDAFIGADGLRSATRARLLGEAPARVSGHLAYRTVVAQASLPERLRTAQVTAWLGPGLHVVQYPVRRGELMNIVAIRHGRPPDDLDHWDHAANAGDLEGALRGTCTALQDLVRAVPQAGAGWRLWPLCDRDPVGGAHEMARGRVALLGDAAHPMRPYLAQGAGMAIEDAAVLQDVLAQAGIGVPERLQRYAARRWQRSARVQRRAERNGRIFHATGPVRWARDLSLRLLGERLLDQPWLYRAPGGAALPGGAGSSR, from the coding sequence ATGCAAGACACACGACAGCACGTGCTTCTGGTCGCCGGCGGCGGCATCGGCGGCCTGGCCGCGGCGCTGGGCGCGGCGCGCGCTGGCTGGGACGTGGAGCTGTGCGAGCGCGCACCGGCGTTCACCGAGGTGGGCGCGGGCGTGCAGCTCGGCCCCAATGCGGTGCGCTGCCTCCATGCCTGGGGCCTGGAGGCGGCGCTGCGCGGCGTGGCCGCCTACCCGGACCGGCTGCAGGTGCGCAGCGCCCTGAGTGGCCGTGCGCTGGCCGCGATGCCGCTGGGCCCGGCCATCGCGGCACGCTACGGAGCGCCGTACCTCGCCATCCACCGGGCCGACCTGCACTGGCTGCTGCTGGCGGCGGTGCGCCCGCTGCCCGGCGTGCACCTGCACCAGAGCGAAACCATCGCCAACCACACCGACAGCGGGCAGGGCGTGGTGCTGCGCACCGCGGCCGGCCACCAACTGCACGGCGATGCGTTCATCGGCGCCGACGGGCTGCGCAGCGCCACGCGCGCGCGGCTGCTGGGCGAGGCGCCGGCGCGGGTGTCGGGCCACCTAGCCTACCGCACGGTCGTCGCGCAGGCGTCGCTGCCGGAGCGGCTGCGCACCGCACAGGTCACGGCCTGGCTCGGGCCCGGGCTGCATGTCGTGCAGTACCCGGTGCGCCGCGGCGAACTCATGAACATCGTCGCCATCCGCCACGGGCGCCCGCCGGACGACCTGGACCACTGGGACCATGCCGCCAACGCGGGCGACCTGGAAGGCGCGCTGCGCGGCACCTGCACGGCGCTGCAGGACCTCGTGCGCGCAGTGCCGCAGGCCGGTGCGGGCTGGCGGCTCTGGCCGCTGTGCGATCGCGACCCCGTGGGCGGCGCGCACGAGATGGCCCGGGGCCGCGTGGCGCTGCTGGGCGATGCGGCCCACCCCATGCGCCCCTACCTGGCCCAGGGCGCGGGCATGGCGATCGAGGATGCCGCCGTGCTGCAGGACGTGCTGGCGCAGGCCGGCATCGGCGTGCCCGAGCGGCTGCAGCGCTATGCGGCCCGGCGCTGGCAGCGCAGCGCGCGGGTGCAGCGGCGGGCGGAGCGCAATGGGCGCATCTTCCATGCGACGGGGCCGGTGCGCTGGGCGCGCGACCTGTCGCTGCGCCTGCTGGGCGAGCGGCTGCTCGACCAGCCCTGGCTCTACCGTGCGCCGGGCGGTGCCGCGTTGCCCGGGGGCGCGGGCAGCAGCCGGTAG
- a CDS encoding MFS transporter: protein MPSAHPPAAETPTPPEPSAPWAMLLALVSGFALSQAFRTVTAIIATGLQAEFGLGAQALGTFAGTFAFAFGTMQLFMGVGIDLFGVRRTVLAVFPLAVAGALLSALAPGYGTVLIGQVLIGVGCAPAFLVCTVFIARHFPARRFAFVSGVAIGVGGLGMLFTGTPLAWLVERSSWRVGFGVLAGLAAAAWLLIAWRVREPAVRTDGSAPPRESVGAAMRGFGALFLLPHTLGILLLGLVTYAAFLALRGLWLGPLLIGRHGFSLVDSGNVALLVSLVSLFGPAVFGRLDPGPARRRRWVLAGTLLIAAIFLAMGMLHSAAADVAGAVAVGVFSGALVLQYADVRSAYPPAMTGRAMAVFTMAMFLGVALVQWVTGWAASLATARGADPYATVLLTIAALLLAGALAYRLLPAPPGNAAPPGAR from the coding sequence ATGCCCTCCGCTCACCCGCCCGCCGCCGAAACGCCCACGCCCCCGGAGCCCTCCGCGCCCTGGGCCATGCTGCTCGCGCTGGTGTCGGGCTTCGCGCTCAGCCAGGCGTTCCGCACCGTCACCGCCATCATCGCCACGGGCCTGCAGGCCGAATTCGGGCTCGGAGCGCAGGCGCTGGGCACGTTCGCGGGCACCTTCGCCTTCGCATTCGGAACCATGCAGCTCTTCATGGGCGTGGGCATCGATCTCTTCGGCGTGCGGCGCACGGTGCTCGCGGTGTTCCCGCTGGCGGTCGCGGGCGCGCTGTTGTCGGCGCTCGCCCCCGGCTATGGCACGGTGCTGATCGGGCAGGTGCTGATCGGCGTGGGCTGCGCGCCGGCCTTCCTGGTGTGCACGGTGTTCATCGCGCGGCATTTCCCGGCGCGGCGCTTCGCGTTCGTCTCGGGCGTGGCGATCGGCGTGGGCGGGCTGGGCATGCTGTTCACGGGCACGCCGCTGGCCTGGCTGGTGGAGCGCTCGTCCTGGCGCGTGGGCTTCGGCGTGCTCGCGGGCCTGGCCGCCGCGGCCTGGCTGCTCATCGCGTGGCGGGTGCGCGAACCGGCGGTCCGCACCGACGGCAGCGCGCCGCCGCGCGAATCGGTGGGCGCGGCGATGCGCGGCTTCGGCGCGCTGTTCCTGCTGCCGCACACGCTGGGCATCCTGCTGCTGGGCCTCGTCACCTATGCGGCCTTCCTCGCGCTGCGCGGGCTCTGGCTGGGGCCGCTGCTCATCGGGCGGCATGGTTTCTCGCTCGTGGACAGCGGCAACGTCGCGCTGCTGGTATCGCTGGTGTCGCTGTTCGGGCCCGCGGTCTTCGGCCGGCTCGACCCGGGGCCGGCCCGCCGCCGCCGCTGGGTCCTGGCCGGAACGCTGCTGATCGCGGCGATCTTCCTGGCCATGGGCATGCTGCACAGCGCCGCGGCCGACGTGGCCGGTGCGGTGGCGGTGGGCGTTTTCTCCGGCGCGCTGGTGCTGCAGTACGCCGACGTGCGCTCGGCCTATCCGCCCGCCATGACGGGGCGCGCCATGGCCGTTTTCACCATGGCGATGTTCCTCGGCGTGGCGCTGGTGCAGTGGGTGACGGGCTGGGCGGCGTCGCTCGCCACGGCACGCGGCGCCGATCCGTACGCCACGGTGCTGCTCACCATCGCCGCCCTGCTGCTGGCCGGCGCGCTGGCCTACCGGCTGCTGCCCGCGCCCCCGGGCAACGCGGCACCGCCCGGCGCACGGTAG
- the kynA gene encoding tryptophan 2,3-dioxygenase, whose protein sequence is MCPHAPQSAAPAAAPASASATALPEAIVHEERAQLDFSRDMSYGDYLQLDAILNAQKPLSPNHNELLFIVQHQTSELWMKLMLHELRGAIAHVAKDDLPPAFKMLARVSKIMEQLVHAWDVLATMTPPEYSAIRPYLAQSSGFQSYQYRCIEFSLGNKNAAMLKPHAHRPDLLAQVEAAYTAPSLYDEALRLLARRGLAVPASHTDRDWTQPYAESEAVENAWLAAYRDPQTHWDLYQLGEKLTDLEDAFRLWRFRHVTTVERVIGFKRGTGGTGGVSYLRRMLDVVLFPEIWKLRTSL, encoded by the coding sequence ATGTGCCCCCACGCCCCGCAATCCGCTGCCCCGGCAGCCGCACCCGCGTCCGCGTCCGCAACCGCGCTGCCCGAAGCCATCGTGCACGAGGAGCGCGCTCAGCTCGATTTCAGCCGCGACATGAGCTATGGCGACTACCTGCAGCTCGACGCGATCCTGAACGCGCAGAAGCCGCTCTCGCCCAACCACAACGAGCTGCTGTTCATCGTGCAGCACCAGACCAGCGAGCTGTGGATGAAGCTCATGCTGCACGAGCTGCGCGGAGCCATCGCCCACGTGGCGAAAGACGATCTGCCGCCGGCCTTCAAGATGCTCGCGCGGGTCTCGAAGATCATGGAGCAGCTCGTGCATGCCTGGGACGTGCTGGCCACGATGACGCCGCCCGAATACAGCGCCATCCGGCCCTACCTGGCGCAGTCCAGCGGCTTCCAGAGCTACCAGTACCGCTGCATCGAGTTCTCGCTGGGCAACAAGAACGCCGCGATGCTCAAACCCCATGCGCACCGGCCCGATCTGCTCGCCCAGGTGGAGGCGGCCTACACCGCGCCTTCGCTGTACGACGAGGCCCTGCGCCTGCTGGCGCGCCGCGGCCTCGCGGTGCCCGCCAGCCACACCGACCGCGACTGGACCCAGCCGTATGCCGAAAGCGAGGCCGTGGAGAACGCCTGGCTCGCCGCCTACCGCGACCCGCAGACGCACTGGGACCTCTACCAGCTGGGCGAGAAGCTCACCGACCTGGAGGATGCCTTCCGCCTCTGGCGCTTCCGCCACGTGACCACGGTCGAGCGCGTGATCGGCTTCAAGCGCGGCACGGGTGGCACCGGGGGCGTGAGCTATCTGCGGCGCATGCTGGACGTGGTGCTGTTCCCGGAGATCTGGAAGCTCAGAACCAGCCTCTGA